In the Harmonia axyridis chromosome 3, icHarAxyr1.1, whole genome shotgun sequence genome, one interval contains:
- the LOC123676490 gene encoding uncharacterized protein LOC123676490 isoform X3 has protein sequence MESDGRNGSLLSIWNAILPKISLARRIVFSAIGDLVERQNFEVHEEKRQSLRRLQWKNTEKSVWTLSTIERITDSPSNIYINPSVLKEILALDKELSAVLNDLNLTHNERSRQLLQRLASCSNGKLAVVTSREGKALCIRSSKSSSQSANLEETTESSGDDNESSSSSISLYSTDSIISEKSEDEPENDRKKNLVIRCNYNSDSEGISKNVLQVFPSCQTPPPLCDPCCENTSIFPSPCKSPCPPKKKVCKSRESCKTARLEALRRDKLERECRKKQEKERAEQKKERDRQRKAQEKEKKAKDKERKEKEKQLAKEKKKREAMQQKMEAKRSKSEEAARRREEKDRMKACKLALKRPICAGKPVCAGKPVCGEKPVCGEKPVCGEKPICGVKPICAEKPVCGEPPCSSRSDPRGVCKPELPCDLPPKCWFSCKGTQAANARRRAPSDCKTPPSPCPGRSRFARFLSSFGNSGLQLRLIPPGDSCRSTRSCILPKFCLPRTITLDSSCGIPKIKITRGPCADPCSPSPCGSPPCGPAPCGPQPCRLPRCSRSPSFPRLKPCVIPPCRMKVPCASVPCAPVPCGPVPCEPKPCQSRPCTPPPPCIPRFSGPRAHTPPPCATSPCGPLFPPNPRPCSSKPSVCAQPPPCNTPPCPTPKPCDPYPCQPQPCASAPCTPRPCASKVPCTQPVCSSRPCTPIRRISKCRVSLAACNSRPCTPPTCPPMPCSPQPCTPPPCSSAPCSRCGSRPCTPTMPCPPQPCGPTPCASSPCTQPSCGQMPCGSGSNCVPCPMRPCLSKPRVYDPCPSSTCFRPRKQPYSCDSMCNVRKWACCTKRMRIPKPCLPGSCTKDPCPPEPCRKAFRPSRTPVCGPAFYPEPPCGSGRICPYSPVCSDTKICPRQKPCYPRTCRWSRPCTPSCSDSDICPKSSCRPRKCTPSPVCSLADACYKGRKCSPPWWTSRCPYDPCPPRPCSRSPSCYSLDGCSDDSRCPRRRCSSRRYWSPYCSDDEFWYMKRYPYPPWWRYYPLDGPPRCSMENLCYRPSCLYPCLPRECASIPCASTPCRASSCSPPRKSLSCTPPSCRTPCGTPRPSRCASPCYPRPCSPPPCPPPPPSCPPYPPPCPPQYPPPCPSPYPPCLPPPYPPPPCPPPCFPPPCPQYPPCPPTPCSSGASVPPCGPTPCWPPPPPPSCGQPDPCGPPCPRPRCIRSPPCLKKLPKSCKLKQKPCFAKACNPAPCPLKPCSPPPSCPTSPCVTPAPSCGQVESPPCYPAQSSTSFCSNYWPYPYPPYYWPYYQGYPSCYPSQTYSGPGCRPPLPKICLSKLKCSKLYHMSCGSGLPKYNSRSSSASSVSSCSSSNSSSSSSGSTSSSRSTSSCSSTSNASPRYCVASCRNSSSNLFKCKRRISRSSVCSSCDSSPRHTICNTNDRCHPSRQPCGSPLPCNFFPPCQPGPVCIPPVPCRFPVSCARSQVCSSATDLHCESRLRCRGIEHYDDRIKFELQKIGINQLIQASKPAKCCKQTVLNQPSKEELPYAASLASLPLDRADIRVIRQSVRMATQKTECNYTSMENRTKLVYYANLVKDNFDDKKPKDPQVYKVCYFYLTLDDTDTVRNALKKSHSKGSSFKFFQIFNWSEKISKGSAKGPTQAVDLATSLDFKQLISSKRTDENLRVISQENSTDALEDMVFSDLFHVKQSGVGDSKPGNSLDDNCIHDLSLKKTRKKNQKLNINFTMTESSFENDSLLFENKRNCNSLAIDSVENFRNFQKTYNSFSQTDMTHLSPELSRHSILVDVGSQTINRNRKVVIDNRKFSEEIMRLLSSSESDGLQYLKQNTNCLVYTSDATLETDSLEVHMKSGNFKANLDNDEDFEHATQDFEDAIKDVLGEIRQLASMAESLKSKEFLFIKESVPKSRDYMTQNTICSTLEEFTSPLTEDGSPKGNEIVLTKTLSASAELFRKQISKGQFIVRMYNSVNEIIGEIYGEAEKLAKLRRNRIAISGKKENVEETRCKKSVRHFDAEKKISPAKEKKGPKNTPESLRTVYTSTGKIITKFYDSNGKALTSIYNPDGERIAGTSSPKKLAKVLFDNKGNFVSGYYDSQGNILKAVYDSQKKLLKKTFNSEMLLIKFPSDDNKKNNKRIFNAQGFPVYQFHSDQGKLLTSIYDFEGHLIRGTFLGNISQLFPRLFDRHGKFILGRYNRSGKIIKRIFDSNGHNLQQLYKSDRTTLQKVPVKLKLLNHKGETVKKFFKKNKIPMTHVYDALGNLLCQASDGNPKDLFSRLFDLDGFFILGRLDEHRHLIDAVYDERGKKILQVQVLDSETGEMAKALKLYNFQGKPLVNFFDESGECLRNIHDVKGGVVETSPTGRAIKLAGRLFDMAGYFIQGRYDAQKNQIREIYDHDGYKILQVYDVHGKPVRRIPQANTIFDSVGKEIKHLYNSEHKILSSIYDTNGDMIGGVLSLDAEELAPFLFDLEGKFINSRLDSRMSLIKHVYDSKENVLSRVYTQGSLCLNGSRIFKEKSKPVKTVYVKLECKEKSHSNLKEAETLFDNRCQAFSKALSSPLTMAKLPTKLSKMDELPSRKRKRGEECFEEGKSVSVKCQCKINDKKDNGRPGTSVSIGKRSTVQKLSELITRSQSCHHQSKKKKIEKKCTKKSSKKSENSSKNKTEGNHHNDHHKTSSSPQKQHFRDTKVLTTVMPCYETTRASVQRNGDSLESLLDDYLRHGQVTRRTKETISSFVSWETCDELLPEGEASNETIDHPKPEEETPPISPSKEPQLDSDSFTHEMEENSDSVIFSDQSQESEVAITLEDIAKEAFLCNLPNAPPFILKMSKVTASNTLPEDKDKSEICCSSLSVTSTDVSFDTDDYTNSVSSMLEKKRSTYTKVPDLNMYIDGNCPGFEVKEFKDFVTKSITWIKADGQKKLREDGIYMSTPTICLTGLTSMSNNPFSADEIDSRRPGKNSGSSPNSDMLSNQNSYHLHSKIPRMLHPGKCKVHAMMKNVQLSPGSKGCAANKASTCGGCPADKTDIQINPYVKVSVSTTCPSLTNASSSSKQGSKSKNANIQASQSSMGDCMKGIKSDPGCYCGNEPVEPTPCPIRLREDCECVDEEEPAGEQEEEEALCYCPPGEQPLLLKKSNVECDCANRRRCEDETLVEPPKEKPDVFWALTKVSLLKDGTKNFEIIDVSPVPPGYYLMPDVNNLVLVGPQPKPAKAAPSKNCCCK, from the exons ATGGAGAGCGATGGAAGAAATGGATCTCTCTTATCCATTTGGAATGCCATCCTTCCAAAAATAAGTTTGGCTAGAAGAATCGTTTTTTCTGCTATCGGTGATCTTGTGGAAAGGCAAAATTTCGAAGTGCACGAGGAAAAGAGGCAGAGTTTGAGAAGACTTCAATGGAAAAATACGGAGAAGTCTGTTTGGACATTGAGCACAATTGAAAGAATTACAG ATTCGCCAAGCAACATTTATATAAATCCCTCAGTATTGAAAGAAATTTTGGCATTGGATAAAGAACTGTCAGCAGTATTGAATGACCTCAACTTAACGCACAATGAGAGAAGCAGGCAACTTCTCCAACGACTTGCTTCTTGTTCTAACGGAAAATTAGCTGTTGTTACATCGAGAGAAGGAAAAGCTCTTTGTATACGTTCTTCAAAGTCAAGTTCTCAAAGTGCCAACCTAGAGGAAACTACAGAATCCTCGGGGGACGATAACGAATCATCATCATCTTCTATAAGCCTTTACAGCACTGACAGTATTATATCTGAAAAATCGGAAGACG AACCAGAAaacgacagaaaaaaaaatctcgttATACGATGCAACTACAACTCAGATAGCGAAGGGATCAGTAAAAATGTACTTCAAGTCTTTCCTTCATGCCAAACTCCTCCACCATTATGTGATCCTTGTTGCGAAAATACTTCTATATTCCCAAGCCCATGTAAAAGCCCGTGCCCaccaaagaaaaaagtatgtAAATCCAGAGAATCCTGTAAGACCGCCAGATTGGAAGCCCTGAGAAGAGACAAACTGGAGAGGGAATGCCGTAAGAAACAGGAGAAAGAAAGAGCAGAACAAAAGAAAGAGAGAGACAGACAGAGGAAAGCCCAAGAAAAAGAGAAGAAAGCAAAGGATAAAGaaagaaaagagaaagaaaaacAACTAGCtaaagagaagaagaagagagaAGCCATGCAACAAAAAATGGAAGCTAAGAGGAGTAAATCCGAGGAGGCAGCTAGGAGGAGGGAAGAGAAAGATAGGATGAAAGCCTGTAAGTTAGCTCTTAAAAGACCGATATGTGCTGGAAAACCGGTGTGTGCTGGAAAACCGGTGTGTGGTGAAAAACCGGTATGTGGTGAAAAACCTGTATGTGGCGAAAAACCGATATGTGGTGTTAAACCAATATGTGCGGAAAAACCGGTATGTGGTGAACCCCCATGTAGTAGCAGATCAGATCCTCGGGGTGTTTGCAAACCGGAATTACCATGTGATTT ACCTCCTAAATGCTGGTTCAGTTGCAAAGGTACCCAGGCGGCCAACGCCAGGAGAAGGGCACCTTCGGACTGTAAAACACCACCTTCCCCGTGTCCCGGTCGTTCTAGATTCGCCAGATTCCTG tcTAGCTTCGGCAACAGCGGCCTGCAGCTGCGTTTAATACCACCAGGAGATTCTTGCCGAAGTACAAGGAGTTGCATATTACCGAAATTTTGTCTACCGCGTACGATCACCTTGGACTCATCTTGCGGTATcccgaaaataaaaatcacacgTGGACCATGCGCCGATCCTTGCTCCCCTTCACCCTGTGGATCGCCTCCGTGTGGACCGGCACCGTGTGGACCGCAACCCTGTAGACTTCCACGCTGTTCACGGTCTCCTAGTTTCCCGAGGTTGAAACCATGCGTGATACCGCCGTGCAGAATGAAAGTGCCTTGTGCCTCAGTGCCTTGTGCCCCAGTGCCTTGTGGCCCAGTACCATGTGAACCAAAACCCTGCCAATCAAGACCCTGCACACCACCACCCCCGTGTATACCTAGGTTTTCTGGACCCCGTGCGCATACACCGCCACCTTGTGCGACCTCTCCGTGCGGTCCGTTGTTTCCACCTAATCCTAGGCCCTGTAGTTCCAAGCCTTCTGTATGTGCTCAGCCACCTCCTTGTAATACTCCCCCCTGTCCGACACCTAAACCGTGTGACCCCTATCCTTGCCAACCACAACCTTGCGCATCTGCGCCTTGCACTCCCAGGCCTTGTGCTAGTAAAGTTCCTTGCACTCAACCTGTCTGCTCTTCTAGACCGTGCACACCAATACGACGTATATCGAAGTGTCGGGTTTCTTTAGCTGCATGCAACTCGAGGCCGTGTACTCCACCAACCTGCCCTCCGATGCCTTGCAGCCCACAACCCTGCACGCCTCCTCCGTGCTCCAGTGCACCATGTTCTCGTTGCGGTTCAAGACCGTGCACCCCAACGATGCCTTGTCCTCCCCAACCTTGTGGCCCCACACCCTGCGCTTCTTCACCTTGTACTCAACCATCGTGCGGTCAAATGCCTTGTGGATCAGGAAGCAACTGCGTTCCTTGTCCAATGAGACCGTGTCTCTCGAAACCGCGAGTGTACGACCCTTGCCCAAGTTCTACTTGTTTCCGACCGCGTAAACAACCTTACAGTTGCGATTCCATGTGCAACGTAAGGAAGTGGGCGTGTTGTACGAAACGAATGCGAATCCCCAAGCCTTGTTTGCCCGGTAGCTGTACTAAAGATCCCTGCCCCCCGGAACCTTGCAGGAAGGCGTTCCGACCTAGTAGAACTCCCGTGTGCGGTCCCGCTTTCTATCCGGAACCTCCTTGCGGAAGTGGGAGGATATGCCCCTATTCGCCTGTATGTTCGGATACGAAAATTTGTCCACGTCAGAAACCCTGCTATCCAAGAACCTGCCGTTGGAGCAGACCTTGCACGCCTAGTTGTTCGGATTCGGACATCTGTCCGAAGAGTTCTTGCAGACCTAGGAAATGTACGCCATCTCCGGTATGTTCTTTGGCAGATGCATGTTACAAGGGGCGGAAATGCAGTCCGCCTTGGTGGACTTCAAGGTGTCCATACGATCCGTGCCCACCGAGACCATGTTCGAGGTCTCCAAGTTGTTATTCTTTAG ATGGATGTTCGGATGACAGTCGCTGTCCCAGACGTAGATGTTCCTCGAGGAGGTACTGGAGTCCTTATTGTTCAGACGACGAGTTCTGGTACATGAAGAGATACCCTTACCCGCCATGGTGGCGTTATTATCCCTTAGATGGGCCGCCGAGGTGTTCAATGGAAAATCTCTGCTACCGACCGAGTTGCCTCTACCCATGTCTACCAAGGGAATGTGCATCCATTCCTTGTGCTTCCACACCGTGTAGAGCAAGCTCGTGTTCGCCACCTCGCAAATCGCT CTCGTGTACTCCTCCTTCATGCCGCACACCTTGTGGAACGCCACGCCCCTCTCGATGTGCCTCACCTTGTTACCCACGACCTTGCTCTCCACCCCCTTGTCCTCCTCCTCCTCCTTCCTGTCCACCTTATCCGCCACCATGTCCACCTCAATATCCCCCACCTTGCCCATCACCTTATCCTCCTTGCCTTCCACCCCCATACCCTCCACCTCCTTGCCCCCCTCCTTGTTTTCCCCCACCATGTCCTCAGTATCCTCCTTGTCCGCCTACCCCTTGCTCATCGGGAGCTTCCGTTCCACCCTGTGGACCAACGCCTTGTTGGcctcctcctcctcctcctTCATGTGGTCAACCAGATCCATGTGGTCCCCCGTGCCCGCGACCAAGGTGCATACGAAGTCCGCCATGTTTGAAGAAATTGCCTAAATCATGTAAATTGAAGCAGAAACCTTGTTTCGCCAAAGCTTGCAACCCTGCTCCATGTCCTCTAAAACCTTGCAGTCCCCCTCCTTCTTGTCCGACCAGCCCATGTGTAACGCCAGCACCTAGTTGTGGTCAAGTTGA ATCACCTCCTTGTTATCCGGCTCAAAGCTCTACAAGTTTCTGCTCGAATTATTGGCCGTATCCTTACCCGCCTTATTATTGGCCTTATTACCAAGGTTATCCATCCTGCTATCCGAGTCAAACATACAGTGGACCAGGTTGTCGCCCCCCTCTTCCTAAGATATGTTTGTCTAAGTTGAAATGCAGCAAGTTATACCACATGTCCTGTGGCTCTGGTTTGCCGAAGTATAACTCAAGAAGCTCAAGTGCCAGTTCAGTTTCATCTTGTTCTTCATCGAACAGTAGCTCTTCTTCATCAGGCAGTACGTCATCATCCAGAAGCACTAGTTCCTGCAGTTCTACCAGCAATGCATCTCCCCGATACTGTGTTGCGAGCTGTAGGAATTCTTCGAGCAACCTCTTCAAGTGTAAAAGAAGAATATCTCGTTCTTCCGTATGTTCATCTTGCGACAGTTCTCCAAGACATACCATATGCAACACTAATGACAGATGTCATCCAAGTAGACAGCCATGTGGATCGCCCCTTCCTTGCAACTTTTTCCCACCCTGTCAGCCAGGACCGGTTTGTATACCACCGGTACCTTGTAGATTTCCCGTAAGTTGTGCAAGGTCTCAAGTGTGCTCATCAGCAACTGACCTCCATTGCGAATCAAGGCTAAGATGCAGAGGTATAGAACACTACGACGATAGGATTAAATTTGAACTACAGAAAATTGGTATAAATCAGTTGATCCAAGCCAGTAAACCTGCAAAATGCTGTAAGCAGACAGTCTTGAATCAACCATCGAAAGAGGAATTGCCATATGCAGCAAGTCTGGCTTCTTTGCCACTAGATAGAGCCGATATAAGGGTGATAAGACAGTCTGTGAGGATGGCCACCCAGAAAACTGAATGTAACTATACATCTATGGAGAATCGCACTAAATTGGTCTATTATGCTAATTTAGTTAAAGACAATTTCGATGACAAAAAGCCCAAAGATCCCCAGGTATACAAGGtgtgttatttttatttaaccTTAGACGATACGGATACTGTGCGAAATGCCTTGAAGAAGAGCCACAGTAAGGGAAGTTCGTTCAAATTCTTCCAGATATTCAATTGGTCTGAGAAAATTAGTAAAGGGTCAGCCAAAGGTCCCACTCAAGCAGTGGATCTTGCGACCAGTCTTGATTTCAAACAACTCATTAGTTCGAAAAGAACTGATGAGAATCTTCGTGTTATATCACAGGAAAATAGTACTGATGCTTTGGAGGACATGGTCTTCTCTGATCTCTTCCATGTGAAACAATCAGGAGTAGGCGATTCAAAACCAGGAAATTCTTTGGACGACAATTGTATCCACGATTTGAGTTTGAAGAAGACAAGGAAGAAGAATCAGAAACTCAATATAAATTTCACAATGACAGAGTCTTCTTTTGAgaatgattcattattattcgaaaataaacGTAATTGCAACAGTTTAGCTATTGATTCTGTAGAGAATTTTAGAAACTTCCAAAAGACCTACAACTCATTTTCTCAAACTGATATGACACATTTATCACCTGAACTTTCTAGGCATAGTATTTTAGTAGATGTTGGTTCACAAACAATAAACAGAAACCGAAAGGTGGTTATCGATAACCGAAAATTTTCTGAGGAGATCATGAGGTTACTCTCGAGTTCGGAAAGCGATGGCCTGCAATATCTCAAGCAGAATACTAATTGCCTTGTATATACAAGCGATGCAACTCTTGAAACCGATAGTTTGGAAGTTCATATGAAATCAGGGAACTTCAAAGCAAACTTGGATAACGACGAAGATTTTGAACATGCTACTCAGGACTTTGAAGATGCTATTAAAGATGTTTTAGGGGAGATAAGGCAATTGGCTTCGATGGCTGAGTCACTTAAAAGTaaagaatttttattcattaaggAGTCAGTACCCAAATCTAGAGATTACATGACGCAAAATACCATATGCAGTACATTGGAAGAGTTCACGTCCCCTCTAACGGAAGATGGTTCACCAAAAGGCAATGAAATTGTACTAACGAAGACTCTCAGTGCTAGTGCAGAATTATTTAGGAAACAAATTTCCAAAGGACAATTTATAGTCAGAATGTACAATTCTGTCAATGAGATTATAGGAGAAATATACGGGGAAGCTGAAAAACTTGCTAAACTAAGGAGAAATAGAATAGCAATATctggaaaaaaggaaaatgtAGAGGAAACTCGTTGCAAAAAAAGTGTGAGGCATTTTGATGCTGAAAAGAAGATCTCACctgcaaaagaaaaaaaaggtccTAAAAACACGCCTGAAAGTCTGAGAACGGTGTATACTTCGACCGgaaaaattatcacaaaattttatgattcgaACGGGAAGGCATTAACGTCAATCTATAATCCTGACGGAGAAAGAATCGCAGGTACATCTTCCCCTAAAAAACTGGCAAAAGTGCTCTTCGACAATAAGGGCAACTTTGTTAGCGGATACTATGATTCACAAGGAAACATCCTCAAAGCTGTGTACGATTCGCAAAAGAAGCTcctaaaaaaaactttcaattcCGAGATGTTACTGATAAAGTTTCCTTCTGacgataacaaaaaaaataataaacgtaTATTCAACGCACAAGGATTTCCTGTATATCAATTTCATTCGGACCAAGGGAAATTACTGACCAGCATATACGATTTTGAGGGTCACCTGATACGCGGCACATTCTTGGGAAATATATCCCAATTATTCCCCAGACTATTCGACCGACATGGCAAATTCATCTTAGGGAGATACAACAGAAGCGGTAAGATAATTAAACGGATATTCGACTCAAACGGCCACAATTTGCAACAGCTGTATAAATCTGATAGGACAACACTGCAGAAGGTTCCAGTCAAGCTGAAGCTCTTGAACCACAAGGGAGAAACAgtgaagaaattcttcaaaaagAACAAGATCCCCATGACCCACGTGTATGACGCCTTGGGAAACCTTCTATGTCAAGCTAGTGATGGTAACCCGAAGGACCTCTTCAGTCGTCTCTTCGATCTTGATGGTTTTTTCATCTTGGGCAGGCTGGACGAACATAGACACCTCATAGATGCCGTTTATGACGAAAGGGGTAAAAAGATATTGCAGGTGCAAGTTTTAGACAGCGAGACTGGCGAAATGGCCAAGGCGCTCAAATTGTACAACTTTCAAGGAAAACCCTTGGTGAACTTCTTCGATGAAAGCGGGGAATGTCTGAGGAATATCCACGATGTGAAAGGCGGTGTAGTCGAGACATCTCCAACTGGTAGAGCCATCAAATTGGCGGGTAGATTGTTCGATATGGCTGGGTATTTCATACAAGGAAGATACGACGCCCAGAAGAACCAAATCAGAGAAATTTACGACCACGATGGGTACAAAATCTTGCAGGTGTATGATGTCCATGGTAAGCCGGTGAGGAGAATTCCCCAAGCCAACACGATCTTCGATTCTGTTGGAAAAGAGATTAAACATCTCTACAACTCGGAACATAAGATCCTGTCAAGCATTTACGACACCAATGGTGACATGATTGGTGGCGTGCTTTCCCTTGACGCTGAAGAACTTGCTCCGTTTTTGTTCGACCTCGAGGGCAAGTTCATAAACAGCCGATTAGATTCTAGAATGAGTCTGATCAAGCACGTCTACGATTCGAAGGAAAATGTCCTGAGCAGGGTCTACACGCAAGGCAGTTTGTGTTTGAATGGTTCGAGAATTTTCAAGGAGAAATCCAAACCTGTAAAAACGGTTTACGTCAAACTGGAATGTAAGGAGAAATCCCATTCGAATTTGAAAGAAGCCGAAACCTTATTCGATAACCGTTGTCAGGCCTTTTCCAAAGCTTTATCTTCACCTCTGACGATGGCAAAGTTGCCTACGAAATTATCGAAGATGGATGAGTTGCCTTCAAGGAAAAGGAAAAGGGGAGAAGAGTGTTTCGAAGAAGGCAAGTCTGTTTCGGTCAAATGCCAATGTAAAATTAATGATAAGAAAGATAATGGGAGACCAGGTACTAGTGTTTCTATTGGAAAGCGTAGTACTGTTCAAAAGCTGAGTGAATTGATTaccagaagtcaatcgtgccaTCATCAGTCTAAGAAAAAGAAGATAGAGAAGAAGTGTACGAAGAAAA GttcgaaaaaatcagaaaactcGAGCAAAAACAAAACTGAGGGGAACCACCACAATGACCACCATAAAACCTCATCAAGCCCTCAAAAGCAACATTTTAGAGACACCAAAGTACTTACAACTGTTATGCCTTGCTATGAGACTACTAGAGCTTCTGTTCAAAGGAACGGTGACAGCTTAGAGAGCCTGCTGGATGACTACTTGCGACACGGGCAAGTAACCCGTAGAACAAAAG AAACGATATCTTCATTTGTTTCTTGGGAAACATGTGACGAATTACTTCCAGAAGGAGAAGCAAGCAATGAAACGATCGATCACCCAAAGCCAGAAGAAGAAACACCACCCATCTCACCATCTAAAGAACCTCAACTCGATTCCGACAGTTTCACTCATGAAATGGAAGAAAACAGCGATTCAGTGATATTCTCAGATCAATCTCAAGAATCTGAAGTGGCAATTACCCTAGAGGACATCGCCAAAGAGGCCTTCTTGTGCAATTTACCGAACGCGCCTCCTTTCATCCTGAAGATGAGCAAGGTGACCGCGTCGAACACCCTTCCCGAAGACAAGGACAAGTCTGAGATCTGTTGCTCCTCGCTGAGCGTAACTTCCACAGACGTATCTTTTGATACTGATGA CTACACCAATTCCGTATCATCGATGTTGGAAAAGAAACGCTCCACCTATACAAAAGTTCCGGATCTGAACATGTACATAGATGGAAACTGTCCAGGGTTTGAGGTGAAGGAATTCAAGGATTTCGTCACGAAATCTATCACTTGGATCAAGGCAGATGGTCAGAAGAAGCTGAGGGAAGACGGGATCTATATGAGCACTCCGACGATTTGCCTAACTGGTTTGACCAGCATGTCCAACAATCCTTTTAGTGCAGACGAAATCGATTCCAGAAGACCGGGGAAGAACAGTGGATCTTCTCCGAATTCAG ATATGTTGTCCAACCAGAACAGCTACCACCTCCACTCGAAAATACCTAGGATGCTGCATCCCGGCAAGTGCAAAGTGCATGCTATGATGAAGAACGTGCAACTATCTCCTGGATCTAAAGGTTGTGCAGCTAACAAGGCCAGCACTTGCGGTGGATGCCCAGCAGACAAAACCGATATTCAGATCAACCCTTACGTGAAAGTCAGTGTGAGCACCACATGTCCAAGCTTGACTAACGCTAGTTCCTCCTCAAAGCAAGGAAGCAAGAGTAAAAACGCCAACATACAGGCATCACAGTCTTCTATGGGGGATTGTATGAAGGGTATCAAGTCCGACCCTGGTTGCTACTGTG GAAATGAGCCTGTGGAACCAACACCATGTCCGATTCGTTTGAGAGAAGACTGCGAGTGTGTGGATGAAGAGGAACCAGCTGGAGaacaggaagaagaagaagcactGTGTTACTGTCCACCTGGGGAACAACCACTCCTGTTGAAGAAATCTAACGTAGAGTGCGACTGCGCTAATAGAAGGAGGTGCGAAGATGAGACCCTTGTGGAACCCCCCAAAGAGAAACCAGACGTGTTTTGGGCTCTGACGAAGGTCAGTTTATTGAAAGACGGCACTAAGAACTTCGAAATTATAGATGTTTCGCCTGTCCCACCGGGTTATTACCTAATGCCTGATGTTAACAATCTTGTTTTGGTAGGACCTCAACCTAAACCTGCGAAGGCTGCTCCAAGTAAAAATTGTTGTTGTAAATAG